TTGAAACTAAATGATTTCGAAATCATTTTATTGTGTTGAGGGATAATCGCTTCAGAAAGTTGGAATATTTTACGTGCTTGTTTGCCATTTTTTTTCATAAAATCAATCGCAAATTCAATACGCAATTTACTGAGAGGTAAACTTTTTTGATGTTGTAGCTGACAAGAAAAATGAAGCATTTGACCAAGTTGTACATTTTCATCTGTAACAAAATCGATAACTTCTATGTCTTTTGGCGGTAAAAATCCAAATAAACTTAACGCATCTGGTTGAGCTTGTTTTAATAAACTTCTGCAAGCATGTTTAACAAGGCGTTTAGTGTATATCGAATCACTTTCTGTTAACCAACGTTGAGCAATATCTATCACAATATCCGGATGATCCTTGGCAATATCATTAAGGTTATTTGCAACGCTACGACGAACGTATTCACTCTCATCAGTTTTTAAAGATTCTAAAATAGGTAATAAATAACTTGGATCTTTTTTAAATGAAGGTAATGCCATCGCCCAAGGCAATCGAGGACGTGCTCCTTCTGAAGCTAATCGACGTATATGATGATTATCACTTTTTGTCCAAGCTAATAAGATACAGTGCATTTGTTCAGGATATTGTTCAATAAAAGGTCTAACGGCAAATTCTGCACTGGCAAACTGTGTAATATGAGCCAGCGCATCGATCGAAGCGGTTAATTCATCTAACCCAAATAATTCAACAAAAGCAGGAATAAACATACCTTTGTAGCTAGTGAAGTGCAGCGAAACTTGTTTAATAACAGCGAGCGTTTGTAAATAATCGAGTTCAATAAAAGTATTTAACTGGTGTGCAATATGTTCTGTGCGTGCTTTTAGTTCTTTATTATTCCAATCATCATTAAAAACTGCATCAATAAAATCATTTTTATGAAAAGTAGGGTAATAATCAGCTACCGAGTTTGCAACATGGTTAAGGTAGTCATGGTTATATACATCTTTTAATAAATCAGCCATCTATACGCCACCTTATTTATACTCAACAGCGCTATTGTTAGGCTTGTTTAATAAAATTGGACACTTGTCATTAACAGCTTTTATTTCGCTTATGGTTTTGAACAAACTATTAACAAATAAAAAGACCAATAAAAATGACTAATAACAAGTGAATTAATTACAATACTCGTTCACCAAAATGGAAAACACAAAACTGCCCTTCTTCCATTTTGGTCCACGCTTCATCTTTGGTTAATGGACGAGTGGCAATCACAGTCACAACATCCGTTGCTGAGGTTTCTTCTTGGAAATCAACCGTCATATCTTCATCAATCAACTGGGCTTTACCAAAAGGTGCTCGGCGCGTTATCCAATGTAAATTATTAGTGCAATAACACATTACATATTCGCCATCGCTTAAAAGCATATTAAAAACACCTAATGCTTTTAATTGATCGGCATAACGAGCTACCAATCTAAACATATCTAACATGTCTTCAGGTGGTTGTTTAAACTCTTTGTGTAATTTATCAATGATCCAACAAAAAGCACGCTCACTGTCCGTTTGACCCACTGGATTAGCGTAGCCC
Above is a genomic segment from Psychromonas sp. L1A2 containing:
- a CDS encoding DNA alkylation repair protein, with amino-acid sequence MADLLKDVYNHDYLNHVANSVADYYPTFHKNDFIDAVFNDDWNNKELKARTEHIAHQLNTFIELDYLQTLAVIKQVSLHFTSYKGMFIPAFVELFGLDELTASIDALAHITQFASAEFAVRPFIEQYPEQMHCILLAWTKSDNHHIRRLASEGARPRLPWAMALPSFKKDPSYLLPILESLKTDESEYVRRSVANNLNDIAKDHPDIVIDIAQRWLTESDSIYTKRLVKHACRSLLKQAQPDALSLFGFLPPKDIEVIDFVTDENVQLGQMLHFSCQLQHQKSLPLSKLRIEFAIDFMKKNGKQARKIFQLSEAIIPQHNKMISKSFSFKKISTRQYYGGQHTVAILVNGVQLASADFSLIN
- a CDS encoding class II glutamine amidotransferase, coding for MCELLGMSANVPTDICFSFSGLVKRGGGTGPHKDGWGITFYEGKGCRSFKDPSPSCDSKIAELVKSYPIKSKSVISHIRQANRGGVNLENTHPFIRELWGRNWTYAHNGQLTGYEDLEMGYANPVGQTDSERAFCWIIDKLHKEFKQPPEDMLDMFRLVARYADQLKALGVFNMLLSDGEYVMCYCTNNLHWITRRAPFGKAQLIDEDMTVDFQEETSATDVVTVIATRPLTKDEAWTKMEEGQFCVFHFGERVL